A portion of the Acidimicrobiia bacterium genome contains these proteins:
- a CDS encoding ABC transporter ATP-binding protein produces the protein MSHLLELEGVSKRFGGVQAVDSVDFFADPGEIVGVIGPNGAGKTTLFNIVTGFYSPDAGKINFDGHNLVGLKPNQITRVGISRTFQSVRLFAAMTVLENAMVGQHTRTKAGIYGALFNTRHTVAEEQKVHASAIESLSFFGERLTPRINSLASELAYADRRRLEIARAMATEPQLLLLDEPAAGMNPAEKEGLIELIGRLRDEKGYAIVLIEHDMPVIKGVSDRVVALDYGKKIAEGSYDEVAADPQVIAAYLGKAGSEDQQ, from the coding sequence ATGAGCCACCTCCTCGAACTCGAGGGTGTTTCAAAGCGATTTGGGGGCGTGCAGGCGGTCGACAGCGTCGACTTCTTCGCCGATCCCGGCGAGATCGTCGGAGTAATCGGGCCGAACGGAGCCGGAAAGACGACGCTGTTCAACATCGTCACCGGCTTCTATTCGCCGGATGCAGGCAAGATCAACTTCGATGGGCACAATCTCGTCGGACTCAAGCCAAACCAGATCACCAGGGTCGGCATCTCTCGAACGTTCCAATCGGTACGACTCTTTGCGGCAATGACCGTTCTCGAGAATGCGATGGTCGGCCAACACACGCGAACCAAGGCCGGAATCTATGGAGCGCTGTTCAACACCCGCCACACGGTGGCCGAGGAACAGAAGGTTCACGCATCGGCCATCGAGTCTCTTTCCTTCTTCGGCGAGCGATTGACTCCGCGCATCAACTCTCTCGCCTCCGAACTCGCCTACGCCGACCGCCGGCGCCTCGAGATCGCACGGGCGATGGCTACCGAACCGCAACTCCTCCTCCTCGACGAACCGGCTGCCGGGATGAACCCGGCTGAAAAGGAAGGGTTGATCGAGTTGATCGGCCGGCTCAGGGACGAGAAGGGCTATGCGATCGTTCTCATCGAGCACGACATGCCCGTCATCAAGGGAGTGTCTGATCGGGTCGTCGCTCTCGACTACGGGAAGAAGATCGCCGAAGGCAGCTACGACGAAGTCGCAGCCGACCCTCAGGTCATCGCCGCCTACCTCGGCAAGGCCGGATCGGAAGATCAGCAATGA
- a CDS encoding AI-2E family transporter codes for MTIPTPYERIRKVGVTIWTAIGGFALLGLVTWILIQMHVIWSPVVFAVAIVYVLNPLVSRLESRHIHRLLGSCMSYLLLISVLTAIGFLVVPIIRTQAIALAEEMPVIIDRISEAAQNLGDRFDVTIEMPGFDAVSDWFSQTENQQRLTDVASGVFDVAATVVEAVLLFLLAPVLAFYMLVDAPATRRVARSLVPEDMRDEVMHVSGLVGRALGGFVRGQLLVALIVGVLTSLALWIIGLPLWLIIGAITGLLNLVPFVGPTSGGVLAVAVSLVLGDWRMALWAAVAMIIVQQIDNHLISPIILRATVKLHPVIIILALLVGGSLAGLLGVLVAVPTAAIAKIIVAHIWRTRVLGQSWDEATQAVLLEYDPPSAENLLSRFQLIRDLQVSKGDVSHQPHGVPDDSRDDLESDD; via the coding sequence ATGACGATACCGACGCCCTATGAGCGCATCCGCAAGGTGGGAGTCACGATCTGGACGGCCATTGGGGGATTCGCCCTTCTTGGTCTCGTCACGTGGATTCTCATCCAGATGCATGTCATCTGGTCTCCGGTTGTCTTTGCGGTGGCCATCGTGTACGTGCTCAATCCGCTGGTCAGTCGCCTCGAATCTCGCCACATCCACCGGTTGCTCGGGTCCTGTATGTCCTACCTGCTGCTCATCTCGGTCTTGACCGCCATAGGTTTCCTGGTGGTACCGATAATCCGGACACAGGCGATAGCACTCGCCGAGGAAATGCCGGTGATCATCGATCGAATCTCGGAAGCTGCGCAGAACCTGGGCGACCGTTTCGACGTCACCATCGAGATGCCGGGATTCGACGCAGTCAGCGACTGGTTCTCACAGACTGAGAACCAACAGCGCTTGACCGACGTGGCGTCCGGTGTATTCGATGTTGCGGCGACCGTCGTAGAAGCGGTCCTTCTGTTCCTGCTCGCTCCGGTGCTGGCCTTCTACATGCTCGTAGATGCACCGGCAACGCGGCGAGTCGCCCGAAGTCTGGTGCCGGAGGACATGCGTGATGAGGTCATGCATGTATCCGGTCTTGTCGGCAGGGCTCTCGGAGGCTTCGTTCGCGGCCAGTTGCTCGTAGCGCTGATCGTAGGAGTGCTGACGAGCTTGGCTCTGTGGATAATCGGCCTGCCCTTGTGGTTGATCATCGGAGCGATCACCGGCCTCCTCAACCTCGTTCCCTTCGTCGGTCCTACTTCCGGCGGGGTCCTCGCCGTGGCGGTATCGCTGGTTCTCGGCGACTGGCGCATGGCCCTCTGGGCTGCGGTGGCAATGATCATCGTGCAGCAGATCGACAACCATCTGATCAGTCCGATAATCCTCCGCGCGACGGTCAAGCTGCATCCGGTGATCATCATCCTGGCTCTGCTGGTCGGAGGGTCACTCGCCGGGTTGCTCGGTGTGCTGGTAGCCGTCCCGACGGCTGCGATCGCCAAGATCATCGTTGCGCACATCTGGCGCACGCGCGTCCTCGGCCAGTCGTGGGATGAGGCAACGCAGGCGGTCCTCTTGGAGTACGATCCTCCGTCGGCCGAGAACCTCCTGAGTCGATTCCAACTGATCCGCGACCTGCAGGTGTCGAAGGGCGACGTCTCGCACCAGCCCCACGGCGTGCCGGATGACTCGAGGGACGATCTCGAATCTGACGACTGA
- a CDS encoding DUF3263 domain-containing protein: protein MAPSIASSSYVALSQRDQSVLDFERSWWLIPGPKDRAIGKHLGMSATQYYRTLKRLADDPAAVQYDPLTVRRLRRSATRKNVRVLAAEGEDL from the coding sequence ATGGCTCCTTCGATAGCCTCATCGTCATACGTGGCCCTTTCTCAACGCGACCAATCGGTCCTCGACTTCGAACGCTCCTGGTGGTTGATACCGGGGCCGAAAGACCGCGCCATCGGTAAGCACCTGGGAATGAGTGCGACGCAGTACTACCGCACCCTGAAGCGCCTGGCAGACGATCCCGCTGCGGTGCAGTACGATCCACTGACGGTTCGACGACTCCGGCGGTCGGCCACTAGGAAGAATGTGCGGGTATTGGCCGCGGAAGGAGAAGACCTCTAG
- a CDS encoding glycosyltransferase: MNVALIISPDYASHYFPLSTVGRALAERGYQVTVATGPALERSVWRDGFAYRRLVLGPGSNPGLIREDGQPPGEDENLAAFFEASRRGMVPTLLYQARRRLHDLLWQPDQVMSRLGGLLGRLQPSVVICDQLSYSATAALRALQQPYVGFLPGHPSAVALDVAYGYPPSHPGRLTAADWDLAELHEVCRSVAEQFTARFNEAVARHNPNVSGVEDAFAATSGMLTLVNYPGVLGRSYRLPADCRFIGSAVRPVELPARLREVVTSRARPRVYASLGSFFSTRRDILQKLVDSFRRLPVDLILATGVTPPGELGSLPESWVVEPYLPQPALLPHCDLVVTHGGNNTVTEALTAGKPLLVGPLSTDQFAGAADIERAGLGLAFDPNHDDPGSIADLAERVLGGSAVDESRRLGKELRANPGPELAADLITRRGTVTARTA; encoded by the coding sequence GTGAACGTGGCGCTGATTATCAGCCCAGACTACGCCTCCCACTACTTTCCTCTTTCCACCGTTGGGAGAGCGCTTGCCGAGCGCGGATACCAGGTGACGGTCGCGACCGGTCCTGCTCTGGAAAGGAGTGTGTGGAGGGACGGATTCGCATACCGCCGGCTGGTGCTTGGTCCGGGGAGCAATCCCGGTCTCATCAGAGAAGACGGCCAGCCTCCGGGTGAAGACGAGAATCTGGCGGCCTTCTTCGAGGCAAGCCGGCGGGGTATGGTCCCGACGCTCCTATACCAGGCCCGTCGGCGGCTTCACGACTTGCTGTGGCAACCTGATCAGGTGATGTCCCGCCTCGGCGGGCTGCTGGGCCGCCTGCAACCTTCCGTGGTTATTTGCGACCAGCTCTCGTATAGCGCCACCGCCGCCCTGCGAGCCCTGCAACAGCCTTATGTGGGGTTTCTTCCCGGTCACCCTTCTGCGGTCGCACTCGATGTTGCATACGGGTATCCACCCAGTCATCCGGGCCGGCTCACCGCCGCGGATTGGGACCTCGCCGAGCTTCACGAGGTCTGCCGCAGTGTTGCCGAGCAGTTCACCGCCCGGTTCAACGAGGCCGTGGCGCGACACAACCCGAACGTGAGCGGCGTCGAGGATGCGTTCGCCGCAACGTCGGGAATGCTGACCCTCGTGAACTACCCGGGTGTGCTGGGCCGGTCCTACCGGTTGCCGGCTGATTGTCGCTTCATCGGCTCGGCCGTTCGACCGGTCGAGCTGCCCGCACGGCTGCGAGAAGTGGTTACGTCTCGGGCAAGGCCACGGGTCTATGCATCTCTCGGGAGCTTCTTCTCGACGCGTCGCGACATACTGCAGAAGCTGGTGGATTCGTTCCGTCGCCTCCCGGTTGACCTGATACTCGCCACAGGAGTAACCCCGCCGGGTGAGCTGGGCTCGCTCCCCGAGTCGTGGGTCGTCGAACCGTACCTCCCTCAACCAGCTCTGCTACCTCATTGCGACCTGGTGGTCACCCACGGCGGGAACAACACCGTGACCGAAGCCCTAACGGCCGGAAAGCCCCTGCTGGTTGGACCGCTCTCCACAGATCAGTTTGCCGGAGCCGCCGACATCGAGCGGGCCGGCCTGGGCCTGGCGTTCGACCCCAATCATGATGACCCGGGTTCCATCGCCGACCTCGCCGAACGGGTGCTGGGAGGTTCGGCAGTCGATGAGTCGAGGCGCCTCGGCAAAGAACTGCGGGCGAATCCAGGCCCGGAATTGGCAGCAGATCTAATAACACGACGAGGTACGGTCACAGCGAGAACCGCCTGA
- a CDS encoding branched-chain amino acid ABC transporter permease, which produces MSAPAPAEQSSRRLRFERIPMRRIILIILSVSIIYGVVAGSTATLRTEVFTAEDWQSLFINGLARGSVYALIAIGYTLVYGILFMINFAHGEVFMAGVYTAYFVAVAFAGNGFLNSNPLLSIAILLLVSMSVSVFIAVLLERLAYRPLRGAPRLVPLITAIGASFFLQYTFRGFYGANVRAYPTIEVLQGKWTVFGIQMLKTQGIVIVAALLLWVLLYLFVARTRTGRSMRAVGEDREIASLMGINVDRTIVATFAIGGALAGAAGILYVFLFNQVIFTMGFLPGIKAFTAAVLGGIGSITGAAMGGLILGILEAVGPNLFLTGAEVPSPNQLQPVIAFGILVLVLIFLPGGFLGASEEKRA; this is translated from the coding sequence ATGAGCGCTCCCGCACCCGCCGAACAGTCGAGCCGCAGACTTCGATTCGAACGCATCCCGATGCGTCGGATAATCCTGATCATTCTGAGTGTGTCGATCATCTACGGTGTGGTGGCCGGAAGCACCGCCACCCTCCGAACCGAGGTCTTCACTGCAGAAGACTGGCAGTCGCTTTTCATCAACGGCCTAGCCCGAGGCAGCGTATATGCCCTGATCGCCATCGGGTACACCCTCGTATACGGCATCCTCTTCATGATCAACTTCGCGCACGGCGAGGTTTTCATGGCCGGCGTGTACACCGCCTATTTCGTCGCAGTGGCTTTTGCGGGCAACGGCTTTCTGAACTCCAACCCCCTTCTGTCGATAGCCATCTTGCTGCTGGTCTCGATGTCCGTATCGGTCTTCATCGCCGTGCTTCTCGAGCGCCTCGCCTACAGACCCCTCCGAGGTGCACCTCGCCTCGTGCCGCTGATCACAGCCATCGGCGCCTCGTTCTTTCTCCAGTACACGTTTCGCGGCTTCTACGGGGCCAACGTACGCGCCTACCCCACTATTGAAGTCCTCCAAGGCAAATGGACGGTCTTTGGCATCCAGATGCTCAAGACGCAAGGCATAGTCATCGTTGCCGCTCTGCTCCTCTGGGTCCTGCTCTACCTGTTCGTGGCCCGAACCCGGACCGGGAGGTCGATGCGCGCAGTCGGCGAGGACCGCGAGATTGCCTCCCTGATGGGCATCAACGTCGACCGGACCATCGTTGCCACCTTCGCGATCGGAGGTGCACTGGCCGGGGCGGCGGGCATCCTCTACGTCTTCCTCTTCAATCAAGTCATCTTCACTATGGGATTCCTGCCCGGTATCAAGGCTTTCACGGCCGCGGTGCTGGGCGGTATCGGCAGCATCACCGGAGCGGCCATGGGCGGCCTCATCCTCGGGATCCTCGAGGCGGTGGGACCGAACCTCTTCCTCACCGGCGCCGAGGTCCCCTCACCGAACCAACTCCAGCCGGTCATCGCCTTCGGAATCCTCGTACTCGTATTGATCTTCCTGCCCGGCGGATTCCTCGGAGCATCTGAGGAGAAGCGCGCATGA
- a CDS encoding LytR C-terminal domain-containing protein encodes MGRHASPGYGRFTRELTSFAVRLFLVAVVFFGAIWVLVTVVPDWLGNGGDEDTALATDQTTSTTEESVSSVLDSVLTPPTVGTPTTTSTAPETTTTVPPERLPADVVVLVLNSTNRSGLAASATAVLADLGYQTLEPGNATPVLSDSEIHYSSGFALEAFTVAAQFPDAVVAPDPETDPAADIVVILGTSYVP; translated from the coding sequence ATGGGCAGGCATGCTTCGCCCGGGTACGGTCGATTCACGCGAGAGCTCACCTCGTTCGCGGTGAGGCTGTTCCTTGTCGCCGTCGTCTTCTTCGGGGCGATCTGGGTCCTGGTCACCGTCGTTCCAGACTGGCTGGGCAACGGTGGCGACGAAGACACTGCGCTGGCGACGGATCAGACCACGTCGACGACTGAGGAGTCGGTTTCTTCGGTGCTCGACTCCGTCCTCACTCCCCCGACCGTCGGCACACCTACCACCACCTCGACGGCTCCGGAGACGACGACGACGGTGCCTCCGGAGCGTTTGCCGGCCGACGTCGTCGTTCTTGTGCTCAACTCGACGAACAGAAGTGGACTGGCGGCTTCCGCGACCGCAGTGCTGGCGGATCTCGGCTATCAGACACTCGAACCCGGCAACGCGACCCCGGTTTTGAGCGATTCAGAGATTCACTACTCATCGGGGTTTGCGCTGGAGGCTTTCACAGTGGCGGCACAGTTCCCCGATGCTGTGGTGGCGCCGGACCCGGAGACAGATCCAGCCGCCGACATCGTGGTCATCCTCGGGACGAGCTACGTTCCGTGA
- a CDS encoding glycosyltransferase, with amino-acid sequence MEPYKLHMLTTYPNEVAGTTATLAPLSGDAGVLEGLRALPHIVELARQHAFPDEIAGTLVDVAEGHADDPLAAYVALQAASRVPSSIVDKALSRFIRSDHPGLREHSAWALSRRRPMSSAVPYLVDMAAAGGFGRMMAELALENWLHLDPSLPLPPSVHGTPLDARLRWLASTPASPRPGARRSGGLRIAQVLMQGRVDGRLTSAGSGDGGGLATLQVGLTGALADHDAVADTYLITRRLPAAEGVFHLEREHIGRRGTLARLEFGPPRYLSTSEMWAWRADIERSIRRLLISEGPFDALHLRFADAGTFAAARAGRALGIPVFFTLAPDPHSVIAADEASGRLNRAGFAAADLEHHYVFRTWLIEWMLEHARRLALIPRPDHTRQLLDLVGVDITADPGRFQSIAEGVDFGVAERAARQVKTAQDGVSRQGILSHLEDAIGRLPEGRRGLPLIVTAGRLHRVKGIDRLVQAWLTDSAIQESFNLAVVGGNLVEPSSEERLILDAVEALLGDRPAEDVGLLMLGNRTHEEVAILLAASSAGMPGLVGPNGIYACASDKEEFGLAILEALAAGLPVVVPRVGGPATYVDHGFTGHLTDTRSVPDLQQALHWACETRFSEIRADAGRRLVKTGYSIAAMADELVDFYQADDLEEAAG; translated from the coding sequence GTGGAACCGTACAAGTTGCACATGCTCACCACCTATCCCAATGAAGTTGCAGGAACAACGGCCACCCTGGCTCCGTTGTCCGGTGATGCCGGAGTGCTGGAAGGTTTGCGGGCGCTTCCACACATCGTCGAACTCGCCCGGCAGCATGCTTTCCCCGATGAGATCGCCGGCACGCTCGTGGATGTTGCCGAGGGCCACGCCGACGACCCTCTGGCCGCCTACGTGGCGCTTCAAGCTGCGTCCCGGGTCCCTTCGAGCATCGTGGACAAGGCATTGTCGCGCTTCATCAGGAGCGATCATCCCGGATTGCGAGAGCATTCCGCGTGGGCATTGAGCCGCCGTCGTCCCATGTCGTCTGCAGTCCCCTATCTCGTCGACATGGCTGCTGCCGGTGGATTCGGCCGGATGATGGCCGAGTTGGCCTTGGAGAACTGGCTTCATCTCGATCCTTCCCTACCGCTGCCGCCTTCCGTACACGGCACGCCGCTCGACGCTCGCCTGCGGTGGTTGGCTTCGACACCTGCGTCACCGCGTCCGGGCGCCCGGAGGTCGGGGGGATTACGGATCGCGCAAGTCCTAATGCAGGGAAGGGTCGACGGCCGCCTCACCTCGGCCGGGTCGGGAGACGGAGGAGGTTTGGCCACCTTGCAGGTAGGCCTCACCGGCGCGCTGGCCGATCATGATGCGGTGGCCGACACCTACCTCATCACCCGGCGACTGCCCGCCGCCGAGGGTGTCTTCCATCTGGAGAGGGAACACATCGGACGGCGTGGGACACTCGCCCGGCTCGAGTTCGGACCGCCCCGATATCTCTCGACGTCCGAGATGTGGGCCTGGCGGGCGGACATCGAGCGCTCCATTCGCCGTCTATTGATCTCGGAAGGCCCCTTTGACGCCTTGCACCTCCGTTTCGCCGATGCCGGCACCTTCGCTGCGGCCCGTGCCGGCCGGGCTCTGGGTATCCCCGTATTCTTCACCCTCGCCCCCGATCCCCACTCGGTCATTGCCGCCGACGAGGCCTCAGGCCGGCTGAACCGGGCCGGCTTCGCGGCCGCCGATCTGGAGCATCATTACGTGTTCAGGACCTGGTTGATCGAATGGATGCTCGAGCATGCAAGGCGACTGGCCCTGATCCCACGACCCGATCACACCAGACAACTCCTGGATCTGGTCGGTGTCGACATCACGGCCGATCCCGGCCGATTTCAGTCGATAGCAGAAGGAGTCGACTTCGGAGTGGCCGAGCGCGCCGCGCGGCAGGTGAAGACGGCTCAGGACGGAGTTTCGCGACAGGGAATACTTTCGCACCTCGAGGACGCCATCGGTCGACTTCCTGAAGGTAGGCGCGGACTGCCGCTCATCGTCACAGCCGGGCGGCTCCATCGGGTCAAGGGGATTGATCGGCTGGTGCAGGCCTGGTTGACCGATTCGGCTATCCAGGAATCGTTCAATCTGGCCGTCGTCGGCGGCAACCTGGTCGAACCCAGCTCTGAAGAACGGCTGATCCTGGATGCGGTGGAGGCGCTGCTCGGCGACCGCCCGGCCGAGGACGTAGGTCTGTTGATGCTCGGTAATCGAACGCACGAGGAGGTGGCCATCCTGCTGGCCGCCTCCTCTGCCGGAATGCCGGGACTCGTTGGGCCGAATGGGATCTATGCCTGTGCGAGCGACAAGGAGGAATTCGGACTGGCCATCCTGGAGGCTCTGGCAGCAGGTCTACCCGTGGTCGTTCCCAGGGTGGGCGGTCCTGCGACCTACGTTGATCACGGCTTCACCGGACACCTGACCGACACCCGTTCCGTTCCGGATTTGCAGCAAGCGCTGCACTGGGCTTGTGAGACCCGGTTCTCTGAGATTCGGGCCGACGCCGGCCGCCGGCTCGTGAAGACGGGCTACAGCATCGCCGCTATGGCTGATGAGCTGGTCGACTTCTATCAGGCCGATGATCTGGAGGAGGCCGCCGGGTGA
- a CDS encoding ABC transporter ATP-binding protein, giving the protein MSEAILSLRHVSASYGPVRALDDISIDVQEGEIVCLLGSNAAGKSTTLRTILGMTRANAGEIVFDGERIEGLTTPEIVSRGLTMVPENRRLFGKMSVKENLEIGANLRDDKAAVQEDIERVFSLFPRLKERIRQRAGTLSGGEQQMLAIGRALTARPKVLLLDEPSMGLAPILVEQVFATIQEINLQGTTIFVVEQNAHMALSIANRGYVLQTGSIVLEDTAANLLQHPKLSAAYLGEME; this is encoded by the coding sequence ATGAGCGAAGCAATCCTGAGCCTCCGCCATGTCAGCGCTTCGTACGGGCCCGTCCGGGCGCTGGACGACATCTCCATCGATGTGCAAGAGGGCGAGATCGTCTGCCTGCTTGGTTCCAACGCCGCCGGCAAATCAACCACACTTCGAACCATCCTTGGAATGACGAGGGCGAACGCCGGTGAGATCGTGTTCGACGGTGAGCGAATCGAGGGTTTGACCACCCCCGAAATCGTGAGCCGTGGCTTGACGATGGTCCCGGAGAATCGCCGTTTGTTCGGCAAGATGTCGGTGAAGGAGAACCTCGAGATCGGCGCCAATCTGCGCGACGACAAGGCCGCGGTTCAGGAAGACATCGAGAGGGTCTTCTCTCTATTCCCGCGGCTCAAGGAGCGAATTCGCCAGCGGGCGGGGACGCTCTCCGGTGGCGAGCAGCAGATGCTGGCGATAGGTCGGGCGCTGACCGCCCGACCCAAAGTGCTCCTGCTGGACGAACCGTCGATGGGGCTGGCCCCTATTCTCGTGGAGCAGGTCTTCGCGACCATCCAGGAGATCAACCTGCAAGGAACAACGATCTTCGTGGTCGAACAGAACGCACATATGGCTCTCTCGATCGCAAACCGCGGATACGTTCTCCAGACCGGGTCGATCGTCCTCGAAGATACCGCTGCCAATCTCCTGCAGCATCCCAAACTGTCGGCCGCCTATCTCGGCGAAATGGAGTAA
- a CDS encoding branched-chain amino acid ABC transporter permease — MKLRSALKPGLIGGIVVIYLSAIGMVERFQDRNVITGLVGLGVVLMLVAFAITSYTSARKSDSPFATGIAVGFVSGAFVAIVTLGFEGLINAGLDVRGMFVSITPGLLETLEFGLNPVSGAIMMVVASTAVGAVAGVLVGLESHLRSAVVFAIGITLLMSLGEPILRVTLGNLQIPTGWLYELGGLTIAGTIIVLALAFGLRWWWMSRAETRREAADHMPEGTRRTWSRASLTVSIVALVALPWIVGPFVSDVLGTVGLYVLLGLGLNIVVGYAGLLDLGYVAFFAVGAYAAAIFTSPASFLVTEEGQQFAEAGLTNLWVALPFVVIIAVVIGAAIGAPVLRLRGDYLAIVTLGFGEIIRTLVLSDWLAPYLGGAQGLTRVPAAPPASFDLRNPQHIYYLILAFGLIAAYISYRLVDSRVGRAWAAMREDEDVAEAMGISVVRYKLLAFAMGAGVGSLGGVFFAAKIGSIFPNSFGLQVSINVLAVIILGGIGSIPGVIVGAAALVGLPELLREFGEFRLLIYGAILIAIMIFRPEGLLPNKRRQRELHEGEERAAVEVAEGGSS, encoded by the coding sequence ATGAAGCTGCGATCCGCATTGAAGCCGGGTCTGATCGGCGGCATCGTCGTCATCTACCTGTCCGCGATCGGCATGGTCGAACGCTTCCAGGACCGCAACGTCATCACGGGGTTGGTCGGGCTCGGTGTGGTCCTGATGCTCGTTGCCTTTGCGATCACCTCTTACACCTCCGCTCGCAAGAGCGATTCACCCTTTGCGACCGGCATCGCCGTCGGCTTCGTTTCCGGCGCGTTCGTCGCAATCGTGACCCTGGGGTTTGAAGGGTTGATCAACGCCGGGCTCGACGTGCGCGGCATGTTCGTCAGCATCACTCCCGGGTTGCTGGAGACCCTCGAGTTTGGCCTCAATCCGGTCTCCGGTGCGATCATGATGGTCGTAGCGTCGACGGCGGTGGGAGCCGTTGCCGGTGTCCTAGTCGGGCTCGAAAGCCATCTCCGGTCGGCAGTGGTTTTCGCCATCGGCATCACACTGCTCATGAGCCTCGGCGAACCCATCCTGCGAGTTACGCTCGGCAACCTGCAGATTCCGACCGGCTGGCTCTATGAACTCGGTGGCCTCACAATCGCCGGGACAATCATCGTCCTCGCCCTTGCGTTCGGCCTTCGCTGGTGGTGGATGAGCCGTGCCGAGACCCGCCGGGAGGCTGCCGACCACATGCCGGAGGGAACCCGTCGCACGTGGAGTCGTGCATCGTTGACGGTATCCATCGTGGCTCTGGTCGCTCTTCCCTGGATAGTCGGCCCGTTTGTCAGTGACGTGCTCGGAACCGTCGGCCTCTACGTGTTGCTCGGCCTGGGCCTCAACATCGTCGTCGGCTATGCGGGACTGCTCGACCTCGGCTACGTTGCGTTCTTCGCGGTCGGCGCATACGCGGCGGCAATCTTCACGTCGCCTGCCTCGTTCCTGGTGACCGAGGAAGGACAACAGTTCGCTGAGGCCGGCCTGACGAATCTCTGGGTTGCGCTGCCGTTCGTTGTCATCATCGCCGTGGTGATCGGCGCGGCCATCGGCGCCCCCGTTCTCCGGTTGCGCGGCGACTACCTGGCGATCGTGACGCTCGGTTTCGGCGAAATCATTCGCACGCTGGTTCTATCAGACTGGCTGGCTCCGTACCTCGGTGGAGCTCAGGGTTTGACCAGAGTCCCGGCGGCACCGCCTGCTTCGTTCGATCTGAGGAACCCGCAACACATCTACTATCTGATCCTCGCTTTCGGCCTCATTGCGGCATACATCTCCTACCGGCTCGTCGATTCACGTGTCGGGCGTGCCTGGGCAGCCATGCGCGAGGACGAAGACGTTGCCGAGGCGATGGGAATCAGCGTGGTCCGCTACAAACTCCTCGCTTTTGCCATGGGTGCGGGTGTCGGAAGTCTGGGTGGAGTCTTCTTCGCCGCCAAGATCGGCTCGATCTTCCCCAACAGCTTCGGGCTCCAGGTGTCGATCAACGTGCTTGCAGTGATCATTCTCGGCGGGATCGGGTCGATTCCGGGCGTCATCGTCGGTGCCGCCGCCCTTGTCGGCTTGCCCGAACTGCTCCGTGAGTTCGGTGAGTTCCGCCTATTGATCTACGGTGCCATCCTCATCGCAATCATGATCTTCCGGCCGGAGGGCCTGTTGCCGAACAAGCGCCGCCAGCGCGAGCTTCACGAAGGGGAAGAACGCGCGGCCGTGGAGGTCGCCGAAGGGGGGTCATCATGA
- a CDS encoding DUF3592 domain-containing protein — MDIVVFVVGLGFFAGGVRMSFGAVRKAVRAVRLRMSGVVEAAEILDRRFESAPKGDAPSDFFLTVRWRSGSGYHSGEFQVPHAWWELPEGSSVPVRVNPEKPDIAVIEHWSSNPYWKLSVALLWMVGALAGVALMFGVAREACSSIRNEFLEPICEYLELRTG; from the coding sequence ATGGACATTGTGGTGTTTGTGGTGGGCCTTGGGTTCTTTGCGGGCGGTGTTCGGATGTCGTTTGGGGCGGTCAGGAAGGCGGTACGGGCTGTTCGGTTGCGGATGTCCGGTGTGGTTGAAGCGGCCGAGATCCTGGACCGCCGGTTCGAAAGCGCTCCCAAAGGTGATGCGCCGTCTGATTTCTTTCTGACGGTTCGATGGCGGTCGGGTTCTGGGTATCACAGTGGCGAGTTTCAAGTGCCACACGCCTGGTGGGAACTGCCCGAAGGTTCTTCCGTCCCGGTTCGTGTGAATCCTGAGAAGCCTGACATTGCGGTGATTGAACATTGGTCGTCCAACCCGTACTGGAAGCTGAGTGTTGCTCTGCTCTGGATGGTCGGAGCTTTGGCAGGAGTGGCCCTGATGTTTGGTGTCGCCCGTGAGGCGTGTAGCTCGATTCGGAACGAGTTTCTCGAACCAATCTGTGAATACCTAGAGCTCCGAACCGGCTAG